From the Actinomyces sp. zg-332 genome, the window ATGGTCCTATTGACGAAGCAATAAAGTTTATGAGAAGAGATAAGTAGGCTTTAGTTTACTTATCTCTTTAGTTTGAAATACTGCTAGTATTTTGGTTTTGTACTAGTAAAACAGGTATTACTATTGTTTTGAATGCTTTTGTTGTTATTATTTATTTTCTAAAGCATATTTTTCTTCTACTTCATTTTTTATATTTTGCCAAAACCATGGGTTATTAATATACCATTGGCATAAGTCTTTCATTTCTTTTTCGAAGTCTGTATGTTTTGGTACAAAATTGAACTCTTTTTGGAATGGTCTAGGATCTGTTTTATATTTGAAATCGTGAAATTTTCTGTCTGAGACGTGCAGATAGTTTGTTTCTTGTTTGTTAAAACACCTATTGATGGTCTGCACAACTTCTAAATTAGTTTTTTCTATTCCTGAAGTTATAATATATTTTCCTGTTTTATTTGAAAGAATTATTTTCCATAGTGCTAAGCAGTGGTCTTGTACATGTATCCATTCTCTTACTTGTTTTCCGTAGCCATAAATGTGAGGTTTTTTACCAGTAATAATAGAGGTTATTGAACGTGGAATAAATTTTTCAATATGTTGATAGGGTCCGTAGTTGTTGCACGAATATGAGATAGAGGCTTTTAGATTGTATGAGTGTTTCCAAGCCCAAACTAGTATGTCAGCACTTGCTTTAGAAGCAGAATAAGGTGAAGTAGGGTTGTATTTATCGTCTACATTAAACCCTGGGTGATTTTCTTGATTTTCAAGTATTTGTCCAAAAACTTCGTCTGTTGATATATGGTGGTATCTTTTTTGGTACTTTGTACACAAACGGAGTAAGTTGTATGTTCCTATTATATTGGTATTTATGAATGAGTCTGGGTCATTAAAAGAGTTATCATTATGTGATTGTGCTGCAAAGTTTATGACTAAGTCAGTTTCAGATACTAATGGTTCTATTTCGTTTATATTTGATATGTCTTTTATATAGTATGTA encodes:
- a CDS encoding dTDP-glucose 4,6-dehydratase, which produces MRILICGGAGFIGLNFALYSKLNHPEHELIVIDKLDYSACPQILKENKITYYIKDISNINEIEPLVSETDLVINFAAQSHNDNSFNDPDSFINTNIIGTYNLLRLCTKYQKRYHHISTDEVFGQILENQENHPGFNVDDKYNPTSPYSASKASADILVWAWKHSYNLKASISYSCNNYGPYQHIEKFIPRSITSIITGKKPHIYGYGKQVREWIHVQDHCLALWKIILSNKTGKYIITSGIEKTNLEVVQTINRCFNKQETNYLHVSDRKFHDFKYKTDPRPFQKEFNFVPKHTDFEKEMKDLCQWYINNPWFWQNIKNEVEEKYALENK